One segment of Acidobacteriota bacterium DNA contains the following:
- the rpsI gene encoding 30S ribosomal protein S9 translates to MAETIQNYGTGRRKSATARVFLRPGTGEITVNKRKFEDYFQNETHRMVIRQPLHLTDSLNKFDVLVNVDGGGVAGQAGAVRHGITRALMELNPEFRPRLKKAGFVTRDPRAKERKKYGQKGARARFQFSKR, encoded by the coding sequence GTGGCAGAAACGATTCAGAATTACGGAACAGGCCGTCGCAAAAGCGCGACCGCAAGAGTTTTCCTCAGGCCGGGCACCGGAGAAATAACCGTCAACAAGCGGAAGTTCGAAGACTATTTTCAGAACGAGACGCACCGGATGGTCATTCGACAGCCGCTTCACCTGACCGACTCCCTTAACAAGTTCGACGTGTTGGTGAACGTCGACGGCGGTGGGGTCGCCGGACAAGCAGGCGCGGTGCGTCACGGGATCACCCGCGCACTGATGGAGCTGAACCCCGAGTTTCGACCCAGGCTGAAGAAGGCTGGCTTCGTCACCCGCGACCCGCGGGCTAAGGAGCGTAAGAAGTACGGTCAGAAGGGCGCGCGAGCGCGCTTCCAGTTCTCGAAGCGGTAA
- a CDS encoding HlyD family efflux transporter periplasmic adaptor subunit: protein MVNPDKMEAKCFVLERDAGELKTDQRVTVTLDPYPGEEFTGKVKSIDKLARPIDRESPVKYFQTIVTLDKTNAALMKPGVKLKSHILVGELKSVIVIPRSAAVKRDSGFVAFVQKGLNEFEALPVTLGQGDSAQVVVTEGLDAGQLLALNPPDLKQDFSKKKPDVESAKSK, encoded by the coding sequence TTGGTAAACCCGGACAAGATGGAAGCCAAATGCTTCGTGCTTGAAAGAGACGCGGGTGAGTTGAAGACCGACCAGAGGGTCACCGTCACCCTCGACCCCTATCCGGGTGAAGAGTTCACCGGCAAGGTTAAGAGCATCGACAAACTCGCGCGACCCATCGACCGGGAATCCCCGGTGAAGTATTTCCAAACCATAGTCACGCTCGACAAGACCAACGCCGCGCTCATGAAGCCAGGGGTCAAGCTGAAATCGCACATCCTTGTAGGCGAGCTCAAATCGGTCATCGTCATTCCCCGCAGTGCGGCCGTTAAGCGAGATTCAGGGTTTGTTGCTTTTGTTCAGAAGGGACTCAATGAGTTCGAGGCTTTGCCTGTGACGTTGGGTCAGGGAGATTCCGCGCAGGTGGTCGTTACCGAGGGGCTCGACGCGGGACAGCTTTTGGCGCTCAATCCGCCCGATCTGAAGCAAGACTTTTCTAAGAAGAAACCGGATGTCGAGAGCGCGAAATCGAAGTAG
- a CDS encoding ABC transporter permease yields the protein MNYATELQLAVANLRAHKLRSFLTMLGMIFGVGAVIAMLSIGAGAERESLRIIDTMGLRNIIAKDREFKDEDLKKVRESSLGLSTRDIEAISAVTPDIEAYAAKKRVKTFQIFSFKGKSDDSFVIGVTPSYFRLAKHKLAEGSFFAEPDEKDYEQFCVIGSRVKQKLFGYLSPIGQSIKIDKMWFSVIGVFEDTNLAKDEFEGVKIQDFSNDIYIPLATALKKFELKRMESELDEIVVSMKSPEALKPSAVLINEVLTNLHGKAEDFSIIVPRELFEQNQKTRHIFDIVMSCIAGISLLVGGIGIMNIMLASILERTREIGVRRAVGARRRDIWKQFLVEALVLSLLGGITGIIFGFGVSRVVALYAEWSTVVTGASIGLSFGVSAAVGLIFGIYPAVRASGLDPVEALRYE from the coding sequence ATGAACTACGCAACCGAACTCCAACTCGCAGTAGCGAATCTCCGAGCGCACAAGCTTCGCTCGTTTCTGACGATGCTCGGGATGATCTTCGGCGTAGGCGCGGTGATAGCGATGCTGTCGATCGGGGCGGGAGCCGAAAGGGAGAGCTTGCGTATCATTGACACGATGGGATTGCGAAACATCATAGCCAAGGACCGAGAGTTCAAGGACGAAGATCTGAAGAAAGTCCGCGAGAGCTCGCTGGGCTTGTCGACTCGCGACATCGAGGCCATTTCCGCGGTTACACCCGACATCGAAGCCTATGCCGCAAAGAAGCGCGTGAAGACGTTCCAGATCTTTTCTTTCAAGGGCAAGAGCGACGATTCGTTCGTGATCGGAGTGACGCCTTCATACTTCCGGCTCGCCAAGCACAAGCTGGCCGAGGGAAGCTTTTTTGCCGAGCCGGATGAGAAGGACTACGAGCAGTTCTGCGTGATAGGCTCGCGCGTCAAGCAAAAACTCTTCGGCTATCTCTCTCCGATCGGCCAGTCCATCAAGATCGACAAGATGTGGTTCTCGGTGATCGGCGTGTTCGAGGATACCAACCTCGCGAAAGACGAGTTCGAGGGCGTCAAGATACAGGACTTCAGCAATGATATCTACATCCCGCTGGCTACGGCCCTCAAGAAGTTTGAGCTCAAACGAATGGAATCTGAGCTCGATGAGATTGTCGTCAGCATGAAGAGTCCGGAGGCCTTGAAGCCGAGCGCGGTGCTGATCAACGAAGTGCTTACGAACCTGCACGGCAAAGCCGAGGACTTCTCGATAATCGTGCCGCGCGAGTTGTTCGAGCAGAACCAGAAGACGCGGCACATTTTCGACATCGTTATGAGCTGCATAGCCGGAATCTCACTGCTGGTCGGCGGCATCGGCATAATGAACATAATGCTTGCGAGCATTCTGGAGCGCACTCGCGAGATAGGAGTCCGCCGGGCAGTCGGCGCCAGACGCCGGGATATCTGGAAGCAGTTCCTGGTTGAAGCGCTGGTCTTGAGCTTACTGGGCGGCATCACCGGAATAATCTTCGGCTTCGGAGTGTCGCGAGTCGTTGCCCTGTATGCCGAGTGGAGCACCGTTGTGACCGGCGCCTCGATCGGGCTGTCGTTCGGCGTATCGGCGGCAGTCGGTTTGATCTTCGGGATTTACCCGGCCGTTCGAGCTTCAGGTCTCGACCCCGTTGAAGCGCTTCGATATGAGTAG
- the rplM gene encoding 50S ribosomal protein L13 has translation MGTFVPSGKNLEQTRKWFVIDADGKTVGRLATAAAMLLMGKNKPIYTPFIDVGDHVVVINAEKVVFTGNKLKNKLYRHHTGWPGGLKEVTAEKMMQRHPERILESAIRGMLPKNKLGRKMGKKLKVYVGADHPHKAQRPEPLP, from the coding sequence ATGGGCACATTCGTTCCGAGCGGCAAGAACCTCGAACAAACCCGCAAGTGGTTTGTCATCGACGCCGACGGCAAGACCGTTGGCCGGCTTGCGACCGCCGCCGCCATGCTGCTGATGGGAAAGAACAAGCCAATCTATACGCCGTTCATCGACGTTGGCGATCACGTAGTTGTCATCAACGCGGAGAAAGTAGTCTTCACCGGAAACAAGTTGAAGAACAAGCTCTATCGGCATCACACGGGCTGGCCCGGCGGGCTCAAGGAAGTTACCGCTGAGAAGATGATGCAGCGTCATCCCGAGCGAATACTCGAGTCGGCAATTCGCGGCATGCTGCCTAAGAATAAGCTCGGCCGCAAGATGGGTAAGAAGTTGAAGGTCTACGTTGGAGCGGACCACCCGCACAAAGCACAACGACCCGAGCCGCTCCCCTGA